A stretch of the Alnus glutinosa chromosome 6, dhAlnGlut1.1, whole genome shotgun sequence genome encodes the following:
- the LOC133871834 gene encoding crocetin glucosyltransferase 3-like — translation MGSRAQHIVMLPFLAHGHLIPFLALARQIHQATGFTITIVSTPLNVRYLQSTISSDLANIRLAELPFCSTDHGLPPNTENTENLSLHNIPVFCRASVTLEAPFRGLIRDIMDQEGGGWPPLCIISDMFFGWAVNVAKSVGSVSITFTTSGAYGTAALMSFWLHLPHLCTDYEECFKLPWFPDSHRFHYSQLNLLAKAADGTDLWSRFLQSQLSLSLGSHGWLCNTVEEIEPLGMEILRKYLKLPVRAIGPLLPPAVLKKQYSSSSFGSNIFKQRAGKKPEISPEKCIEWLNLHSPGSVLYISFGSQNTISASEMMELALGLEDSAKPFIWVLRPPIGFDIKGEFREEWLPEGFEKRMTERKQGLLVHNWAPQLEILSHQSTGAFLSHCGWNSVLESLSQGIPIIGWPMGAEQIYNLKMLVEEMGVCEELARGVLQSDIVRKEMKRVIELVMEKKKGKGKEMQNKAALIGEQIRAATKDQGGEEEGSSVLKALNDFVSFPPAV, via the exons ATGGGTTCTCGTGCTCAGCATATTGTAATGCTACCCTTCCTGGCTCACGGCCATCTCATACCATTCCTCGCACTAGCAAGGCAAATCCACCAAGCAACCGGCTTCACCATCACCATTGTCAGCACCCCTCTCAACGTTCGCTACCTCCAATCCACCATCTCCTCTGATTTGGCCAACATCCGCCTCGCCGAGCTTCCTTTCTGCAGCACCGACCATGGTTTACCGCCCAACACGGAGAATACCGAGAACTTGTCTCTACATAACATTCCAGTCTTCTGCCGTGCATCGGTGACACTCGAAGCTCCTTTCCGCGGCCTAATCCGTGATATCATGGACCAAGAAGGTGGTGGCTGGCCGCCTCTTTGTATAATATCCGATATGTTCTTTGGATGGGCTGTAAATGTTGCCAAAAGTGTAGGTAGCGTGAGCATTACTTTCACCACTTCTGGCGCGTACGGCACGGCGGCTCTCATGTCTTTCTGGCTGCACCTCCCGCATCTTTGTACAGATTACGAAGAGTGCTTCAAGCTCCCGTGGTTTCCTGATAGCCACCGCTTCCATTACTCACAACTAAATCTATTGGCAAAAGCTGCAGATG GTACAGATTTGTGGTCTAGGTTTTTGCAGTCGCAATTATCACTTTCTTTAGGCTCTCATGGGTGGTTGTGTAACACTGTTGAGGAGATAGAACCTTTAGGAATGGAAATTCTTAGAAAATATCTCAAACTTCCTGTTCGGGCTATCGGTCCTCTTCTTCCTCCGGCCGTGCTTAAGAAGCAATACTCGTCCTCTTCTTTTGGCTCGAATATATTCAAACAACGTGCCGGCAAGAAGCCCGAAATATCACCTGAAAAATGCATTGAGTGGCTCAATCTACACAGTCCAGGTTCCGTTCTATACATTTCGTTTGGTTCCCAAAACACTATTAGTGCTTCCGAGATGATGGAGTTAGCTCTAGGTTTGGAAG atAGCGCAAAACCTTTCATTTGGGTCCTTCGGCCACCTATTGGTTTTGACATAAAAGGTGAATTCAGAGAGGAATGGTTGCCGGAAGGGTTCGAAAAGCGAATGACGGAAAGGAAACAAGGCTTATTGGTGCACAACTGGGCGCCGCAGCTGGAGATTTTGTCGCATCAATCTACCGGAGCATTTTTAAGCCATTGCGGGTGGAACTCGGTGTTGGAGAGCTTAAGCCAAGGCATTCCGATCATAGGCTGGCCTATGGGGGCGGAGCAGATATACAATTTGAAGATGCTGGTGGAGGAGATGGGCGTGTGCGAGGAGTTGGCAAGGGGAGTACTGCAGAGTGATATTGTGAGGAAGGAGATGAAGAGGGTGATAGAATTGGTgatggagaagaagaaaggcAAAGGGAAGGAGATGCAGAATAAGGCTGCTCTCATTGGAGAGCAAATAAGAGCAGCAACGAAAGATCAGGGAGGAGAAGAGGAGGGGTCTTCTGTACTTAAAGCATTGAATGATTTTGTAAGTTTTCCACCTGCtgtttag
- the LOC133871977 gene encoding deSI-like protein At4g17486, producing the protein MLCRMVLLTKKKKKGAVPVYLNVYDLTPMNGYAYWLGLGVYHSGVQVHGVEYGFGAHEHATSGIFEVEPKHCPGFTFRKSILIGRTDLGPKEVRTFMEKLAEDYCGNTYHLITKNCNHFCNDVCIRLTGKPIPNWVNRLARLGSFCNCVLPANVSETKVRQVKSGDRVYEGDKKKLRSHSSRFPASTNRPPPSLSSCPPVAAIKSNSRQRRSLPPCLSLIHSAPASTLTLKL; encoded by the exons ATGTTGTGTAGAATGGTGTTgttgacgaagaagaagaagaaaggagcagtGCCGGTTTATCTCAATGTGTACGATCTTACGCCGATGAATGGCTACGCCTACTGGCTCGGCCTTGGGGTCTACCATTCTGGCGTGcaag TTCATGGAGTTGAATACGGGTTTGGAGCGCATGAGCATGCGACATCAGGAATTTTTGAAGTGGAACCAAAGCATTGCCCTGGTTTCACCTTCAGGAAATCGATTCTGATAGGAAGAACTGATCTAGGTCCCAAAGAGGTCCGTACCTTTATGGAGAAATTAGCTGAAGATTACTGTGGAAACACTTACCATCTTATTACGAAGAACTGCAACCACTTCTGCAACGACGTGTGCATCAGATTGACAGGGAAACCCATTCCTAATTGGGTCAACCGACTTGCTCGACTTG GTTCTTTTTGCAATTGTGTCCTTCCAGCTAATGTCAGCGAGACAAAAGTTCGGCAAGTTAAATCGGGAGATAGGGTTTACGAAGGAGATAAGAAGAAATTGAGGAGCCATTCAAGTAGGTTCCCGGCTTCTACTAATCGTCCACCTCCTTCATTATCATCTTGTCCTCCAGTTGCTGCAATCAAAAGTAATAGTAGACAAAGACGTTCTCTCCCTCCATGTTTGTCTTTGATTCATTCTGCTCCAGCCTCAACCTTGACTTTAAAGCTTTAA
- the LOC133871101 gene encoding uncharacterized protein At2g39795, mitochondrial, with translation MACLIRTAQRTLVHGLHRHDISLQSRNAISAFLFQARLCASEPIAKSPFEANILRILRTEIEYQSEYAPPHQPVTKFNSFTVEDRPGEQWITMRGKFGDAESIKIEATMFDGCVPVPRLGDDSSGVDMRLHLSLLVDISRDDCGDELEFLCSAWPDLLEVQKVYMLRRDRMLARPYMGPDFRKLDAKIQKALKEYLEARGVNDELSVFLHEYMMNKDRTELIQWFGNVKNSVEN, from the exons ATGGCTTGCTTAATCCGAACCGCTCAAAGAACCCTAGTTCATGGGCTTCACCGCCACGACATTTCCCTCCAATCGCGGAATGCCATCTCAGCTTTTCTCTTCCAAGCCAGACTATGTGCTTCGGAGCCAATTGCCAAATCGCCCTTCGAAGCTAACATCCTCAGAATCCTCCGTACCGAGATCGAGTACCAGTCCGAGTACGCTCCTCCCCATCAG CCTGTAACGAAATTCAATTCGTTTACGGTGGAAGATCGACCGGGTGAGCAGTGGATCACGATGAGAGGGAAATTTGGAGACGCTGAGAGTATCAAAATAGAGGCCACTATGTTTGATGGGTGCGTACCTGTTCCTAGGCTTGGAGATGACAGCTCTGGAGTAGATATGCGCCTTCACCTTAGCTTGCTTGTTGATATCTCCAGGGACGATTGTGGTGATGAATTGGAGTTTTTGTGCTCCGCTTGGCCAGATTTGTTGGAGGTTCAGAAAGTTTATATGCTTAGGCGTGATCGAATGCTGGCTAGGCCTTACATGGGACCTGATTTTAG GAAATTGGATGCTAAGATTCAGAAGGCGCTAAAGGAGTACTTAGAGGCAAGGGGGGTAAACGATGAACTCTCTGTTTTCTTGCACGAGTATATGATGAACAAGGATAGAACTGAACTTATCCAATGGTTTGGAAATGTCAAGAATTCTGTGGAGAATTAG